The following DNA comes from Gopherus flavomarginatus isolate rGopFla2 chromosome 5, rGopFla2.mat.asm, whole genome shotgun sequence.
ATACTCAAGGTACTTTTCTAAACATGTTGCATATAGGCCTAGGGATTTAGTAGTAATTATTTGCTTATATTTATAGACATGTATTTTAGTACACACACACAAGATCTTTTTACTTCATTTCTGGAAGCCTCCCCTGAAATTTGAGCATACCATCTCTTGTTCCACCTAGCTATAATTGTCAATTAAATATAATTTGTTACCTATAATTTGCCACCTAACTTTGTATGAAAGTTCTAAATCTGTAAATACTGAAATGTGTGATGGAATAGTGAGGCACTTGGAGACCATTCCAACCATGGCAGAAACTGGAATAGATACATTCTGGTTTCATCTAAATATATAGAAGTGATTAATAAAACAGGATTTGCAGAGCAACAGGATAAATGCTTAAAGATGCCTTTGTACTGTACTGAGCTTTCATGGTGAATTCTCGGATCTTATTCCAAAGGTTCTGCTGTTGGAAAAGATGGCCCAGGTTACTGTTGGTATGTTGATAGAAAAGCAACAACAAGAAAACCGAGATCAAGACACAACAGATGAAATCAGCATTAAACTGCTGAGTGACAATGAATTGCAGGAAAAGCTTCTCATGTATGGTGCCGAGCCTGGACCGATACTACGTATGCTTCAAATTAATTATGGTTATGATTGGGAACAGATGGGGAAGTAGAATCTAATCTAACGTGTCTTTAAAGTGAGAAAATGGGTCTCAACCCAACTCAAAAACATAAGACAAAAAAACAAAGGCCTgagttttcaaaagagctcagctcccatttcagCACCTAAATGATGTGGCCAGATGTTTCGTATGTGCTCAGCACTTGTTCTCAACTGGAgttgctgggtgctgagctcatTGTAAAATCCCTGAaatttaggaccagattttcaaaacaatgAAACTAATTGCACAGCAAACCAATTGTTGTTAATCCCCTTGTATTCTGCACTGCTTATTTTAGCTTCTACAAGGACTCTTTATGAGAATAAACTACTACAGTTGGTGAATCCAAGTCCACAACAATTACGTGCCAAGTCAAAGGAAAGTGGAGATCTTGATCAGAGCTCAGAGAGTGAGGAAGAAAAAGGTACAGTAGTAAACTTTTTGGATGCAGAAATTAAAATAGTGTCAGTTTATCAATCTTAACATTTTGTATGTTTGAGAACATTTAGTATTACCATATGAGATTTTTCTACATTCCCTAGGAACCtattttccattcatttcaatgggagttaggcctaTCTGCGTCTTTGAGCGCTTCAAAAATCTGGctttaagtgatttaggagcacagatcccattgagagtcaatggGACTCATACTCCTAAAGCCTGGTTTATACTAGAAAATTAGGTAGTCATAATTACATCACTGGAGTgtaaaaaatccatacccctgaccGGTGCAGTAAAGCTCACCTAGATCCCTGGGTAGATAGCCAATCCACCtatctgaaattattttaatgttACTGATAAACAGTATCTCAATGGTGACTTTTTATGAAGGAAAGTAATCTTGCTGCAATAGTTCTGTGAGTCTTTGCAGCCGAACTCCAGAGCAATTTCTTAGGTCAAATCCCTTTTGTCCCTTCCATATTGTGCTCCTCATAAAAtcatggggtgaaatcttggtccaatggaagtcagtgggggctttgtcattgactttagtggggcctGGATTTCACCTATTGTCCTTACTTTAGTGTGGCTTAATGGGTTTGTGGTCTAAAACTGTTTTATCACCTCTTGCTGTCTTCCACTCCACTCCCCATCTTGCACTTCATTACCAAGTGTACCCCCTCCATTCTATTTGGTATATGATTTTATTGTTTAAACCAAAACAATAATGGCACATGGTTTATTCGGTGTCTGTAGAGTTGTAGGCTGACTCTGCTCTGAGATGGAAGACTAAAAATGCTATAAAACGCCGGGATGAGTAGTGTGATTCAGCAGCGAATCTCTCTGGgtgctgtaaaaaaaataattcagatcTGGGCCATGTAACCCAAATAAACCATGCACATTGCAGGACTTGCATGTATTACACAAATCAAAGGAAGTTGCCTTGGCTTTTGGATGGCATCTTCAGTCTCGTCTATTTATGCTGAAAACACTGGGACTGGTGAGTTTGAAGAGGAGAGAAATAATGAGACACAATCATGGCGTACAGAGCAAGAGTTTTGAGAAGGCGAAATAGGGGCATAGAATTATTTGTATTCAAGAGATGCTTAGGAACCCTAGTcgtggaccagaaccccattgtgctgggctctggacaaacacagaacaaatgaaTGCAACTGAATGGTTATCAATAGTCAGTTCATTAAAGGAAATACGTTTTACATGATGCACAGCTAACCTTTGTAACTCAGTGTCACAAGATACTGTTGAGTCTGAGGGCAagtctatgctacaaaattaagttgacttaagttgCATCGACATGCAGCCACCGCAGTAACTGAATCTGTTTTACATGTCCTTTCCATGTTCCCTGTGTCagcagtatcagagggatagccgtgttagtctggatctgtaaaagcagcagagagtcctgtggcaccttataggctaacagacgttttggagcatgagctttcgtgggtgaatacccacttcgtcagatgcaacatctgacaaagtgggtattcacccacgaaagctcatgctccaaaatgtctgttagcctataaggtgccactctTTGCTGCTATGTCAGCAgtgcgcatcctcaccaggagcatttGCACCCATTTCACTGCTAGTatgaggcattgtgggacagttgctgaaaggcagcaactgtcaatgtaagcaacacagtgtctacactgacactgcatcaaccTGACTATTGACCTAAGCACTACATTTCTTGTGGAGGTGAAGTTAAGTAGGTGTAGTGGGTGAGTTAAGTTGCTTTACTGTAGATGCTTTCAGAGTTAAggcaacataagctgccttacattgacctaactctgtagcatAGACCAAGCCCGAGATCTTAGCTAGATTTTTATAAAAAGGGCTAGaagtttagggcctgattcttctttctTTACAGTACTGAGGGGCAAATCTGCAGTTGGTGTAAACAATCATAATGCTTATTGAGGATTTGCCGCTGACATTGTAAAGGGCGTTAAATTGGCCCCTAACTTGATGTAActtagaatcaggccctatatggAAAATGAGAACATCCACTGATAAATGAGACTTTAGAAGTCTGAAGAGATGTAAACCGGCATGTTTCAGGGCATAAATCAATCTGTGTGGGAATTAGGAAGCAATTTATTCTATAGGCAGGTTGTTCTGTGACTGCCTGCTGCAGGGTTCCCTGAAATGTCTGGCACTGACCGCTGTCTGACAGGCTATTGAATCTGATGGTCCTGTGGTCTGATCTGGCATACTAATTCCTTTGTGAATATCAAGGGAATTTGAAATATCTTTAGAGGAGAAAAACGAATGTAGGGTTTTCTCTCAGCAGAAGTATAACGTTCAATAGCTCAATCCTGAAGATCTTTTTGAGGAGCTGCATAGAACTTAAAACCAAGCTTTGCTTTTTTTATTGCTTTTAAGCTTCCTTTTTAAGTTCCCATCAAGGAGGTAACCAAGCCTCTCATTTATTTTACAGGCTGTAAGGAATTACTAACTTTTTAAAGCAATTAGTTTGGTGGGGCAATTTCTGTTGCTTTTGGAAAAAAGGAGTTCCAAAATCCTAAGCAGATtagaaatgttttgaaaaatacTTAACCAACAGCTGCATGTCGGACTAATCTGACAGCATAGCAGCTGTCCTAACAAAAACATAGCTAGCTCAAACAAGCCTTCTTTTTAATATTGAGTGAATATACTACTACATCATGCTATGGAATGGATAAGGAATTGTTTACTCATTAGTTTGCCAGGCGTGATTGCCAATATATGAAACTGTTCTGACACCTCTCCTGCCCCTTTAGCCCGGAAGACTTGAATCTAATCCTCTGTTAAGTAGACTGCTGGCATTTGGGCACATTGCCTCTTTGCACCTTCTCATTTATGTGTTTGTTTGTTGCCTATCACCATTGCATCTAGGTGAAAGCACAGGAGGCTAATTAAGCAAAGCAGTTTCTAAAGATGGCCATCCTATAGCTCTTGTCCTGAAGTACTGACTCAAGCAACATGGCATAGATACTCCAGCATAATTTACCCTTTTAAGGCCCTCACTTGTTAGTTTTTCCTCTCCTTATTCAGAGACCAATACTGAAGTAGTCCTTGAAACAAAAGACTTCAAAGTGACAGCAGCTTGTGCCACTGGCTCCCGTAAAGTAAGTAACCTACTAATGCATGAATATTTTATGTAGCTGCTGCATGCAGGAAATTTCAAGTTAATAGAACCTGATGTTCTTTGTATTAAGCTCTTGACAAATGCAGCAATTACCTTCAGTCAGTTAATTATAGTATGCTTCTATGGCACAACTTCTACAATGCAGCCCAAGGAAATCTACCATGAAACAGTCAGCTCGGGTGTTTAAGAATATGCCAAGTTGATTTCCTGACATACAAAGTGCCTAAGTAATTATAAACGCTGACTTAAAATAaactattaaatatttaataatcacCCATGTTTCAGCATGTTAAATAACATTTAAGCTTGGATTTTAAAAGGATACAAAGTAAGGTGACCATTGTAAGTGGTGTGAAAACAAGTTCCTATAAACCTTAAGACCAGACACATCCCATCTATCTAAAGTTCTTATACAGAAGTGCTTTTATCCCCATCTTgtgttatagatggggaactgaggcgcagagagaaactaagtgacttgcccaaggctgaACAGGGAGCTTGTGGCAAGGCATGTAATTTAACCCGAGTCTCCTGAGTTCTAGCTACTGGTCTAACCGTTGGACAAGCGTTCCTCATGTTTCTTCATattttagaggggaaaaaaaatcctaattaCAACAATTGGCTTCAGACACTGCGCTGAAGCATTTGAAGAAAGCTTAAATGATAAATACCATACTAAGATGTGCTGGCTCCATCTGTGTAAAATAAACAGTTCAATATTATGCCATTCAGAAAATATGGACCTTTAATTAAGATCACTATTAGTAAAAGTCTCCATCGGTTTTCAGCATTTCTTGTGGATTTCTTTTTCCTACAGGCGCCGCACACTGAATTTTCAGAACGCCACAAGAAACTCCTAGCACCTGATGCAGATTACAGTCTTGCCAAGATAGTGGCAGAGGAAAGTACCCACCCTCCCAATATTTTAATTTGTGGTTACATTGGTGGTCCTAACAATTCACAAATCTTGAATTTTATGCATGAATTTGCATGAGAAAGCTTCTCGTTGGACATGCTGTAGTGCAGTTCAACGTTCCTTCACTGCTTCTTACTTCACCTACTGCTAACTTTTCAGCAATGGTTATTACTGATCAGGGGTTGAGCTATATCATTGGTTTTGGTCTATTTGCATCTTGTTCATATAGGAAAGCCTTATCATTCAAATTACATGCTAGAGAGAGTCCCGAGAATAATTCTATGAAATTACTGGCCCATGTCAATGAAGGTGTTCCATTAACTGTCAGATGTAGATGTCTATAATACAGCCCAttggaccttttaaaaaaaaaaataaagcaagctGATATTTGATTGCTACTTAACAGTTTCTGCTCTATCTTGAGGACTACTTTACATATCTGATGTGATGCACAGATTCCAGGATCTTggttacatttttttaatctgcAATGCACAATAAAAGAAGGTGTAGACTTACTGTCACAGGTGGAAAAATCACTAGTAGTCATTTCTTGGATAAGTGCAGGTTGTTAACTGCAAGAGAATAGTCTCTTGTGCACAGTTTCTTGACTTAGATACAGCAGCTTTGACCAGGAGAATATTCAATTATGCATAGATTGTTTACCCTTCCAGTTAATGAATGCCTGTCTTGGATATTAACAGCTAGAGCAAATATTGCCAGAAGATAAGTTGCCAGCACATCGGACACAAGGACAGAAGAGGTCAGGTGGCAGCAGTCCCCAGGCTAGTCGTAGGACAAAGGTACTCTGGTACCAATTAACTTATAAAAAACTGGCTTTTTTTCCAGAAAATCTTCCAAAAGTGCTATCCACAAAAATGTGTCCTAGAGCAAATAGCAAAGCAAAATGTACAAATGATGTATTGCTGAATAATATTTAGCTACCTAATGCCCTATCCATTCACTTCAAAATTCCTTTCCTTGGTCTTGCATTTGATCCCTAATACAAATCTTCCCTTACCCTAATTTAAGCCAAAGTAGCACTACCTCAAAGGTGGATTCTTAAAA
Coding sequences within:
- the LEMD1 gene encoding LEM domain-containing protein 1 isoform X1; the protein is MLSWLVTSASEDDRVLLLEKMAQVTVGMLIEKQQQENRDQDTTDEISIKLLSDNELQEKLLMYGAEPGPILPSTRTLYENKLLQLVNPSPQQLRAKSKESGDLDQSSESEEEKETNTEVVLETKDFKVTAACATGSRKAPHTEFSERHKKLLAPDADYSLAKIVAEEKQILPEDKLPAHRTQGQKRSGGSSPQASRRTKAADIMGDSVSKDDGQGETWFPEPRSPIGISPRRRSVRESDPSTQNIVEKSRVEKENPKASALEHKEANRGILSMPIRIAILAIFVFVLFVYVTMETNPDNPFTNFITGRG
- the LEMD1 gene encoding LEM domain-containing protein 1 isoform X2 encodes the protein MAQVTVGMLIEKQQQENRDQDTTDEISIKLLSDNELQEKLLMYGAEPGPILPSTRTLYENKLLQLVNPSPQQLRAKSKESGDLDQSSESEEEKETNTEVVLETKDFKVTAACATGSRKAPHTEFSERHKKLLAPDADYSLAKIVAEEKQILPEDKLPAHRTQGQKRSGGSSPQASRRTKAADIMGDSVSKDDGQGETWFPEPRSPIGISPRRRSVRESDPSTQNIVEKSRVEKENPKASALEHKEANRGILSMPIRIAILAIFVFVLFVYVTMETNPDNPFTNFITGRG